In a genomic window of Pseudomonas putida:
- a CDS encoding exonuclease SbcCD subunit D C-terminal domain-containing protein, with protein MRLFHTSDWHLGQNLHGQDRDFEHGCFLEWLLRQLKLDQPDVLLIAGDIFDTVNPPVKAQERLYDFIVSAHEQQPKLTIVMIAGNHDSGSRIELPAPLMRRLRTHALGRVLWLDDGQLDAERLLLPLPDAKGKVAAWCLALPFLRPAEVTGAHLGDNYLRGIGQVHDWLIEAANAKRKKGQALIAISHAHMAGGSVSEDSERSLIIGNAEALPASLFGPNISYVALGHLHKPQKVNGEERIRYSGSPIPLSFSEIGYKHQILDITLAGEKLVSVEPKLIPRAVNLHRIGPAPLAEILLQLADLPIIDLLADYQRQPWLEVRVRLDEPQPDLRNQVETALQGKAVRLVRIAAEYAGNGSRDGAEDGATLIELDQLTPQELFSRAWQDNYGSEVDEQTLRDFAELLQDVQMESEQP; from the coding sequence TTGCGTCTGTTCCACACCTCCGACTGGCACCTCGGGCAGAACCTGCACGGCCAGGATCGCGATTTCGAGCACGGCTGTTTTCTTGAGTGGCTGCTGCGTCAGCTCAAGCTGGATCAGCCGGATGTACTGCTGATCGCCGGCGATATCTTTGACACGGTCAATCCCCCGGTCAAAGCCCAGGAACGCCTCTACGACTTCATCGTCAGTGCCCACGAACAGCAGCCGAAGCTGACCATCGTGATGATCGCCGGCAACCACGATTCCGGATCACGCATCGAGTTGCCCGCGCCACTGATGCGCCGATTGCGTACCCATGCATTGGGCCGTGTGCTGTGGCTGGATGACGGGCAACTGGATGCCGAGCGCCTGCTGCTTCCGCTACCGGATGCCAAAGGCAAAGTCGCCGCCTGGTGCCTGGCGCTGCCATTCCTGCGTCCCGCCGAAGTCACCGGCGCGCACTTGGGCGACAACTATCTGCGCGGCATTGGCCAGGTTCACGATTGGTTGATCGAGGCGGCCAATGCCAAGCGCAAGAAAGGCCAGGCATTGATCGCCATCAGCCACGCCCACATGGCCGGCGGCTCGGTCTCGGAAGATTCGGAGCGCAGCCTAATCATCGGCAATGCCGAAGCCCTGCCCGCCAGCCTGTTCGGACCGAACATCAGTTATGTCGCCCTGGGTCATTTGCACAAGCCGCAGAAGGTCAACGGTGAAGAGCGGATTCGCTATAGCGGCTCGCCAATTCCACTGTCATTCTCGGAAATCGGCTACAAGCACCAGATTCTCGACATCACCCTCGCCGGCGAAAAACTGGTCAGCGTCGAACCCAAACTGATTCCCCGCGCCGTGAATCTGCATCGCATCGGCCCGGCGCCGTTGGCGGAAATCCTGCTGCAACTGGCCGACCTTCCGATCATCGACCTGCTGGCCGACTACCAGCGCCAACCCTGGCTGGAGGTACGTGTACGCCTCGATGAACCGCAACCGGACCTGCGCAATCAAGTCGAAACCGCCCTGCAAGGCAAGGCCGTGCGCCTAGTGCGCATCGCCGCCGAATACGCCGGCAACGGCAGCCGTGACGGCGCCGAGGACGGCGCCACGCTGATCGAACTTGACCAGCTCACGCCCCAGGAACTGTTCAGCCGCGCCTGGCAGGACAACTACGGCAGCGAGGTCGACGAGCAAACCCTCAGGGACTTTGCCGAACTGCTGCAGGATGTGCAGATGGAGAGCGAACAGCCATGA
- a CDS encoding BatD family protein produces the protein MTRFTAFMFASLYCATQAQAAELVASVDRTRLSSGETVELTLESNDVTQFGKPDLTPLEPLFEVRGTRQVNQLNTLNGDNRATTRWIVTLLPRQNGTVVIPALKLGEIQSQPITVQVVESEAQENTNKLAPVFIDASLDQTSVYVQAQAILTLRIYHSVSLYDDSSLPPLQIPDARIEQLGESRTYEKDINGVRHGVIEMRYAIYPQHSGELIIPGQVFNAALVDAQPTADSTAQSPKSGKLMRVSSGELLLTVKAKPITYPADLPWLPARSLTLSESWNPEPEHVQVGDSLTRSLTVKAEGLASSQLPPLPGTDVNGLRRYPDQPVLGNQNSDRGLIGSREDREALVPSRSGSIELPSVDVVWWNTFEDHLEHSSLPARSLQVAANPSLMIDTPASTSPINAAAENESLWRWKLSSLFLACTTLLGFGLWWRARSQPAVLRAAQAGPSPRTVLDELKRACQANDPHATRQALDAWARQQPETLADMAARFVPLSDALDGLNGALYSEAGQHWQGEELWRVIRTIPVAERVQDAAGESGLPPLYPK, from the coding sequence ATGACCCGCTTCACCGCTTTCATGTTCGCCTCGCTGTATTGCGCCACTCAGGCCCAGGCCGCCGAGCTTGTCGCCAGTGTCGATCGCACGCGCTTGAGCTCCGGTGAAACGGTGGAACTGACCCTGGAGTCCAACGATGTCACGCAGTTCGGCAAACCGGACCTGACGCCGCTGGAACCCTTGTTCGAAGTGCGGGGCACCCGCCAGGTCAACCAGTTGAACACCCTCAACGGCGACAACCGCGCCACCACGCGCTGGATCGTGACCCTGTTGCCTCGGCAGAACGGCACGGTGGTCATCCCGGCACTGAAACTGGGCGAGATCCAGAGCCAGCCGATCACCGTGCAGGTGGTCGAGAGCGAAGCCCAGGAAAATACCAACAAACTGGCCCCGGTGTTCATCGACGCCAGCCTCGATCAAACCAGCGTGTACGTGCAGGCCCAGGCCATCCTGACCTTGCGCATTTACCATTCGGTGTCGCTGTACGATGACAGCAGCCTGCCACCGTTGCAGATTCCCGACGCGCGCATCGAACAGTTGGGCGAGTCGCGCACCTACGAAAAAGACATCAACGGCGTTCGCCACGGCGTGATTGAAATGCGCTACGCGATCTATCCGCAGCACAGCGGTGAATTGATCATTCCGGGACAGGTGTTCAACGCGGCGCTGGTGGATGCGCAACCCACCGCGGACTCCACAGCGCAGTCGCCGAAGTCCGGCAAGCTGATGCGCGTGAGTTCCGGCGAGCTGCTGCTGACGGTCAAGGCCAAGCCCATCACCTACCCTGCCGACCTGCCCTGGTTGCCGGCGCGCAGCCTCACGCTCAGCGAGAGCTGGAACCCGGAACCCGAGCACGTTCAGGTGGGCGACTCGCTGACCCGCAGCCTGACGGTGAAGGCCGAAGGCCTGGCCAGTTCGCAACTGCCACCGCTGCCCGGCACCGACGTCAACGGCTTGCGCCGTTATCCCGATCAACCGGTACTGGGCAACCAGAACAGTGACAGGGGCCTGATCGGCAGCCGCGAAGACCGTGAAGCCCTGGTGCCGTCACGCAGCGGATCCATCGAGTTGCCCTCCGTGGATGTGGTCTGGTGGAACACCTTCGAGGACCATCTGGAGCACAGCAGCCTGCCCGCCAGAAGCCTGCAAGTGGCTGCCAATCCGAGCCTGATGATCGATACCCCGGCCAGCACCTCCCCGATCAACGCGGCAGCCGAAAACGAAAGCCTGTGGCGCTGGAAACTCAGCAGCCTGTTCCTGGCCTGCACCACCCTGCTCGGCTTCGGCCTGTGGTGGCGCGCCCGCTCGCAACCGGCGGTCTTGCGGGCCGCGCAAGCCGGCCCGAGCCCGCGCACCGTACTCGATGAACTCAAGCGTGCCTGCCAGGCCAACGACCCCCACGCCACCCGCCAGGCCCTCGACGCCTGGGCCCGACAGCAGCCAGAAACCCTGGCCGACATGGCCGCCCGCTTCGTGCCGCTGTCCGACGCGCTGGACGGCTTGAATGGCGCGCTGTACAGCGAAGCCGGCCAGCACTGGCAAGGCGAAGAGCTGTGGCGAGTGATTCGCACCATTCCGGTGGCCGAGCGGGTGCAGGATGCGGCGGGTGAAAGCGGACTGCCGCCGCTTTATCCCAAATAA
- a CDS encoding tetratricopeptide repeat protein, with the protein MSAIWPYWFRPWWLLLLPLLGWLLWQLWHRQKRAGRWQMILPPAFHGVLLSGGSGRGSKLPWIALGVAWLLTVLALLGPSWERVEQQSQKPADPLVAIVELTPEMLATDVPPNRLEQARRKLLDLLQVRSDAQTAIVVYAGSAHTLVPLSDDLSTSRNLLDALKPSLMPEAGHRADLAVIKALNLLEQAGLGDGRILLIGSSLSELERQGIRQALSGKSTQLLMIGIGTAEGTPITQEDGSFLKDEQGAILVPHLDEPGLKTFVNDLDGRYRHARLSDADLRGLGLLDGPRNLRNDGQTLRLDSWADQGYWLLLPLLFLAACAGRRGWLLCLPLLLAMPQPSHAFDFQDLWLRPDQRGLHLLKQKRPAEAAQHFENHQWQGVALYEAGDYSAAAQRFAEGNDANAHYNRGNALAKSGELEAALDAYEQALERQPDLRPAQTNKALVENLLKQKANPPADEADKSDSEQSQASEQEPPPGAATQQQGPGEPGSTEQQASSEAEQSSETPPKPGANEVPGSELGDEQHTTPPMRPASDSIEGEQQQALEQWLRQIPDDPGELLRRKFWYEQQQHQDQGKIR; encoded by the coding sequence ATGAGCGCGATCTGGCCCTACTGGTTCCGCCCCTGGTGGCTGCTGTTGTTGCCACTGCTCGGCTGGTTGCTGTGGCAACTCTGGCATCGGCAGAAACGCGCCGGGCGCTGGCAGATGATCCTGCCACCGGCCTTTCACGGCGTGCTGCTCAGCGGTGGAAGCGGCCGTGGCAGCAAACTGCCGTGGATTGCGCTGGGCGTGGCGTGGCTGCTGACTGTCCTTGCGCTGTTGGGGCCGAGTTGGGAGCGCGTCGAGCAACAGAGCCAGAAACCCGCCGACCCGCTGGTGGCCATCGTTGAACTGACCCCGGAAATGCTCGCCACCGACGTACCGCCCAATCGCCTGGAACAGGCCCGGCGCAAGCTTCTGGACCTGCTGCAGGTTCGCAGCGACGCGCAGACCGCCATCGTCGTCTACGCCGGCAGTGCCCACACCCTGGTGCCGCTGTCGGACGACCTGTCTACCAGCCGCAACCTGCTGGACGCGCTCAAGCCATCATTGATGCCCGAAGCCGGCCACCGCGCCGATCTGGCGGTGATCAAAGCCCTGAACCTGCTGGAGCAAGCCGGCCTGGGCGATGGTCGGATCCTGCTGATCGGCTCGTCGCTGTCGGAACTTGAGCGCCAGGGCATCCGCCAGGCCTTGAGCGGCAAATCCACCCAGTTGCTGATGATCGGCATCGGCACTGCCGAGGGCACGCCGATCACCCAGGAAGACGGTAGCTTCCTCAAGGACGAACAGGGAGCGATTCTGGTGCCGCATCTGGACGAGCCAGGCCTGAAAACCTTCGTCAATGACCTGGACGGACGCTATCGCCACGCGCGCCTGAGTGATGCCGACCTGCGCGGCCTTGGCCTGCTCGATGGTCCGCGCAACCTGCGCAACGACGGCCAGACCCTGCGTCTGGACAGTTGGGCCGATCAGGGTTACTGGCTGCTGCTGCCGCTGTTGTTCCTGGCGGCCTGCGCCGGGCGCCGTGGCTGGCTGCTCTGTCTGCCGTTGCTGCTGGCTATGCCGCAGCCCAGCCATGCTTTCGATTTTCAGGACCTGTGGCTGCGCCCCGACCAGCGCGGCCTGCACCTGCTCAAGCAGAAGCGCCCGGCCGAAGCGGCGCAGCACTTCGAAAATCATCAATGGCAAGGGGTGGCCCTGTACGAGGCCGGTGACTACAGCGCCGCCGCCCAGCGGTTCGCCGAAGGCAACGATGCCAACGCCCACTACAATCGAGGCAACGCCTTGGCCAAAAGTGGCGAATTGGAAGCCGCACTGGACGCCTACGAACAGGCACTGGAACGTCAACCGGACCTGCGCCCGGCGCAGACCAACAAGGCACTGGTGGAGAATCTGCTCAAGCAGAAAGCCAATCCACCCGCCGATGAAGCGGACAAGTCCGACAGCGAACAATCCCAGGCTTCCGAACAGGAACCGCCGCCCGGAGCCGCCACACAGCAGCAAGGTCCGGGGGAACCCGGCAGCACCGAGCAGCAGGCGAGCAGCGAAGCCGAACAGTCCTCCGAAACCCCGCCAAAACCCGGAGCCAATGAAGTACCCGGCAGCGAATTGGGTGACGAGCAACACACCACGCCGCCCATGCGTCCGGCCAGCGACAGCATCGAAGGCGAACAGCAGCAGGCGCTGGAGCAATGGTTGCGGCAGATCCCGGATGATCCGGGAGAATTGCTCAGACGCAAATTCTGGTACGAACAGCAACAACATCAGGATCAGGGAAAAATTCGATGA
- a CDS encoding vWA domain-containing protein, producing the protein MFEFAWPWIFVLLPLPWLMRIALPVADSGEPALKVSFLSDLEGLARRRARANLPAWRQQAPFMLLWLMLLTAAARPQWLGEPLPIAASGRDLLVAVDVSGSMDYPDMQWQDEDVSRLALVQHLLGDFLEHRDGDRVGLILFGSQAYLQAPLTFDRHTVRVWLDEARIGIAGKNTAIGDAIGLALKRLRLRPAQSRVLILVTDGANNGGEIDPLTAARLAAREGVKIYPIGIGADPEQSGTLGFLGVNPSLDLDEPSLKAIAEATGGQYFRARDGQELQAIKDTLDQLEPVTQQPTQARPAQALYQWPLAMALILSMLLVARELWPDNPLQRLFTKDLFLQTQLPDWRQRLKRLRLRRRR; encoded by the coding sequence ATGTTTGAGTTCGCCTGGCCGTGGATCTTCGTCCTGCTGCCCTTGCCGTGGCTGATGCGCATCGCGCTGCCGGTGGCCGACAGCGGCGAACCGGCGCTCAAAGTCAGCTTCCTCAGTGATCTCGAAGGCCTGGCCCGGCGTCGCGCCCGGGCCAACCTGCCGGCCTGGCGGCAACAGGCACCGTTCATGCTGTTGTGGTTGATGCTGCTGACCGCCGCCGCGCGTCCGCAATGGCTCGGCGAGCCTTTGCCGATTGCCGCCAGTGGGCGGGACCTGCTGGTGGCGGTGGACGTATCCGGCTCCATGGATTACCCCGACATGCAGTGGCAGGACGAGGACGTCAGCCGTCTGGCACTGGTCCAGCATCTGCTCGGCGATTTCCTCGAACACCGCGATGGCGACCGGGTCGGCCTGATCCTGTTCGGCAGCCAGGCCTACCTGCAGGCACCGCTGACCTTCGACCGCCACACCGTGCGGGTCTGGCTCGACGAGGCACGCATCGGCATCGCCGGCAAGAACACCGCCATCGGTGATGCCATCGGCCTGGCCCTCAAACGCCTGAGACTGCGTCCGGCCCAGAGCCGCGTGCTGATCCTGGTCACCGACGGCGCCAACAATGGCGGGGAAATCGACCCGCTCACCGCCGCGCGCCTGGCAGCCAGGGAGGGGGTGAAAATCTACCCGATCGGTATCGGTGCCGACCCGGAGCAAAGCGGTACGCTGGGATTCCTCGGCGTCAATCCGAGCCTGGATCTTGACGAGCCATCCCTCAAGGCCATCGCCGAGGCCACGGGTGGCCAGTACTTCCGTGCCCGCGACGGCCAGGAACTGCAAGCGATCAAAGACACCCTCGACCAGCTCGAACCGGTGACGCAGCAACCGACCCAGGCTCGCCCGGCCCAGGCGCTGTATCAGTGGCCACTGGCGATGGCGCTGATATTGAGCATGTTGCTGGTGGCCCGCGAGCTGTGGCCGGATAACCCGCTGCAACGCCTGTTTACCAAGGATCTGTTTTTGCAAACGCAACTGCCTGACTGGCGCCAGCGGCTCAAGCGCCTGCGCCTGCGGAGACGCCGATGA
- a CDS encoding DUF4381 domain-containing protein has translation MNGLEQLQPLISPPPIGFWPPAPGWWLLLLLLPAIGFAVWKLRRFIPQKKPVVRAEQPLDPARIAALAELALMPKPYDGAPAGAWLQQLNGLLKRLCRNHYPHSQSHTLNGRKWLAFLDNRCPAAGLTRWMVLVEGAYKPECKLDDKAIAGLTQAVDTWIRKHV, from the coding sequence ATGAACGGGCTGGAACAATTGCAACCCCTGATCTCCCCGCCACCGATTGGCTTCTGGCCGCCGGCACCGGGCTGGTGGTTGTTGCTATTACTGCTGCCCGCCATCGGCTTTGCCGTGTGGAAGTTGCGGCGTTTCATCCCGCAGAAAAAGCCTGTGGTGCGCGCCGAACAGCCGCTGGACCCGGCACGCATCGCGGCCCTGGCAGAGCTGGCACTGATGCCCAAGCCCTACGACGGTGCCCCCGCCGGGGCCTGGCTACAACAACTCAACGGCCTGCTCAAGCGTCTGTGCCGCAACCATTACCCCCACAGCCAGAGCCATACCCTCAACGGGCGCAAATGGCTGGCTTTCCTCGACAACCGCTGCCCGGCTGCCGGCCTGACCCGCTGGATGGTGCTGGTCGAAGGTGCCTACAAACCCGAATGCAAACTCGACGACAAGGCCATCGCCGGCCTGACCCAGGCCGTCGACACCTGGATTCGCAAACATGTTTGA
- a CDS encoding DUF58 domain-containing protein — MNAPQPPEPGIRITLAEMIEMRHRVREVQLFSTPSQRSPLIGLHHSKLRGRGVDFDQVRVYQAGDDVRTIDWRVTARTQEPHTKLFHEERERPIFIMVEQSRRLFFGSGLMFKSVLAAQAASLIGWAALGHNDRVGGLVFGDNEHYEIKPRRSKQSLLQLLNRLVRVNQSLHTEGEPDRDAFGIALRRAREVSRPGSLIIVICDERALSESAEQQLSLLSRHCDLLLLPLSDPLDHALPAAGLLRFAERGAQLELDTLNYELRQTYRAQAEARIARWELLAQKLRVLMMPLSTQSEMVEQLREYLNPQKPGAGR; from the coding sequence ATGAACGCGCCCCAGCCACCCGAGCCCGGTATTCGCATCACCCTCGCCGAAATGATCGAGATGCGTCATCGCGTGCGCGAAGTACAGCTGTTCTCCACACCGAGCCAGCGCAGTCCGCTGATCGGCCTGCACCACTCCAAGCTGCGCGGGCGCGGCGTGGATTTCGACCAGGTGCGGGTCTATCAGGCCGGTGACGACGTGCGCACCATTGACTGGCGCGTCACCGCCAGGACCCAGGAGCCGCACACCAAGCTTTTCCACGAAGAGCGCGAACGGCCGATTTTCATCATGGTCGAACAGAGCCGCCGGTTGTTCTTCGGCTCGGGGCTGATGTTCAAATCGGTACTCGCCGCCCAGGCCGCGAGCCTGATCGGCTGGGCCGCGCTGGGGCACAACGATCGGGTCGGCGGCCTGGTGTTCGGTGACAACGAACACTATGAAATCAAGCCGCGACGCAGCAAGCAGAGTCTGCTGCAACTGCTCAACCGGCTGGTGCGGGTCAACCAATCGCTGCACACCGAAGGCGAGCCGGACCGCGACGCCTTTGGCATTGCCCTGCGCCGCGCCCGGGAAGTCTCGCGCCCCGGCAGCCTGATCATCGTGATCTGCGATGAACGCGCCTTGAGCGAAAGCGCCGAGCAACAGCTGAGCCTGTTGTCCCGTCATTGCGACCTGTTGCTGCTGCCGCTATCGGACCCACTGGATCACGCCCTGCCCGCCGCGGGCCTGCTGCGTTTTGCCGAGCGCGGCGCGCAACTGGAACTCGACACTTTGAATTACGAGCTACGCCAGACCTACCGTGCCCAGGCCGAAGCCCGCATCGCCCGCTGGGAATTGCTGGCGCAAAAGCTGCGGGTATTGATGATGCCGTTGAGCACCCAGAGCGAAATGGTCGAGCAATTGCGTGAATACCTGAACCCGCAGAAACCGGGAGCAGGTCGATGA
- a CDS encoding AAA family ATPase, translating to MEHREALLALRTFLSTQILGQEKLIERLLIALLADGHMLVEGAPGLAKTKAIKELAEGIEAQFHRIQFTPDLLPADITGTEIYRPETGSFVFQQGPIFHNLVLADEINRAPAKVQSALLEAMAERQVSVGRSTYELSPLFLVMATQNPIEQEGTYPLPEAQLDRFLLHVKIGFPDAAVERRILQQARGEALNGETKPERRVSQQAIFAARKEILGLYMADAVEEYLVQLIMATRTPAKFDPEMAEWIAYGASPRGSIALDRCARAHAWLAGRDFVSPEDIQAVLFDVLRHRIILSFEAEAAGIDQDRVVQRILDVVAVA from the coding sequence ATGGAACATCGTGAAGCGCTGCTGGCGCTGCGAACCTTTCTTTCAACGCAGATTCTCGGCCAGGAAAAGCTCATCGAGCGCTTGCTCATCGCCCTGCTCGCCGACGGCCACATGCTGGTCGAGGGCGCTCCGGGTCTTGCCAAGACCAAGGCCATCAAAGAACTCGCCGAAGGCATCGAAGCCCAGTTCCATCGCATCCAGTTCACCCCCGACCTGCTGCCCGCCGACATCACCGGCACGGAAATCTATCGCCCGGAAACCGGCAGCTTCGTCTTCCAGCAAGGCCCGATCTTCCATAACCTGGTGCTGGCGGACGAAATCAACCGCGCCCCGGCCAAGGTGCAGTCGGCGCTGCTCGAAGCCATGGCCGAGCGTCAGGTCAGTGTCGGACGCAGCACTTACGAGCTCTCACCGCTGTTCCTGGTGATGGCCACGCAGAACCCCATCGAGCAGGAAGGCACCTATCCCCTGCCCGAGGCCCAGCTCGACCGATTCCTGCTGCACGTGAAAATCGGCTTCCCGGACGCCGCCGTCGAACGCCGGATCCTGCAGCAGGCCCGTGGCGAAGCCCTGAACGGCGAAACCAAGCCGGAACGTCGGGTCAGCCAACAGGCCATTTTTGCCGCCCGCAAGGAAATCCTCGGTTTGTACATGGCCGACGCCGTGGAGGAGTACCTGGTGCAGTTGATCATGGCCACCCGGACCCCGGCCAAGTTCGACCCCGAGATGGCCGAGTGGATCGCCTATGGCGCCAGCCCTCGCGGCTCCATCGCCCTCGACCGTTGCGCCCGGGCCCACGCCTGGCTGGCCGGCCGCGACTTCGTCAGCCCCGAGGACATTCAGGCGGTGCTGTTCGACGTGCTGCGCCACCGCATCATTCTTTCCTTTGAAGCCGAAGCCGCTGGCATCGATCAGGACCGCGTGGTCCAGCGGATTCTCGACGTCGTAGCCGTCGCTTGA